The following proteins are encoded in a genomic region of uncultured Ilyobacter sp.:
- a CDS encoding IS3 family transposase — translation MTKRELFIFVEIHRDVHSISKICRALEVSRSGFNKFQNNKTNERKKKDQWILDSILAVRKNRHKRSYGAPRLKVELKDEYGIITSERRINRIMKENNISVSSTKKFKTGKEKSARENIAGNIVKRKFRVGRKNEVWVTDITYIWTSEGWLYLSTIMDLFSRRIIAYDIGKRMTSELVIDTLTRSFLLEEPEEGLIIHSDQGSQYSSRDYSNLVKKLGLVQSMSRRGNCYDNAVIESFHASLKKEMVYVEGLVTMRYMKAMVFYYIEFYNKERRHSFLGNVSPIEFEKLQKNLVLG, via the coding sequence ATAACTAAGAGAGAACTCTTTATCTTTGTTGAAATACACAGAGATGTTCATTCCATATCTAAAATATGCAGAGCTCTAGAAGTCTCTCGAAGTGGTTTTAATAAGTTTCAGAATAACAAAACTAATGAGAGAAAGAAAAAGGATCAATGGATTCTAGATAGTATTCTAGCGGTCAGAAAGAACAGGCATAAGAGGAGCTATGGAGCTCCAAGACTAAAGGTTGAACTCAAGGATGAATATGGCATAATAACAAGTGAAAGACGAATAAACAGAATAATGAAAGAAAATAATATATCAGTTAGTTCTACCAAGAAGTTTAAAACAGGAAAGGAAAAGAGCGCAAGAGAAAATATTGCAGGAAATATCGTCAAAAGAAAATTTAGAGTAGGTAGAAAGAATGAGGTCTGGGTTACAGATATTACATATATTTGGACAAGCGAAGGTTGGCTATATTTAAGCACAATTATGGATCTTTTTTCTAGAAGGATTATCGCCTACGATATAGGTAAGCGCATGACCAGTGAGTTAGTAATAGATACTTTAACAAGATCATTTTTATTGGAAGAACCAGAGGAAGGTCTTATAATTCATAGTGATCAAGGATCGCAATATTCAAGTAGGGATTACTCTAACCTTGTAAAAAAACTAGGGTTAGTCCAATCTATGAGTAGACGTGGGAACTGTTATGATAATGCAGTGATAGAATCCTTTCATGCTTCATTGAAAAAAGAGATGGTTTATGTGGAAGGCTTAGTAACTATGAGGTATATGAAGGCAATGGTATTTTATTACATAGAATTTTATAATAAAGAGAGGAGACATAGTTTCTTAGGAAATGTCTCCCCTATTGAATTTGAAAAATTACAGAAAAATTTGGTGTTAGGTTGA
- a CDS encoding periplasmic heavy metal sensor — translation MKKLLVAGLLVVSVVVFARGYNNYSHMYDSHRYETGINQNLTPEQNEKLSALEKENYNNRRRHALDIQTKNLEVQRMMNEDKIDWVKVEKINGEIADIQAKMRTESMKFNRQAYDITGYEHMNRMSGVGGFCGRDNMELCQYSSQPNTKFFCNFSNSIGETFPKKLCLLSLL, via the coding sequence ATGAAAAAATTGTTAGTTGCAGGATTGTTGGTTGTATCAGTTGTAGTTTTTGCTAGAGGCTATAATAATTACAGTCACATGTATGATTCGCACAGATATGAAACTGGAATTAATCAAAACTTAACTCCTGAACAAAATGAAAAGTTAAGTGCTTTAGAGAAAGAGAATTACAACAATAGAAGAAGACATGCTTTAGATATTCAAACCAAAAATTTGGAAGTTCAACGAATGATGAATGAGGATAAGATTGACTGGGTAAAAGTTGAAAAAATTAATGGTGAAATTGCTGATATTCAGGCAAAGATGAGAACTGAATCAATGAAATTTAACAGACAAGCTTATGACATAACAGGTTATGAACATATGAATAGAATGAGTGGAGTGGGAGGATTTTGTGGAAGAGACAATATGGAGTTATGTCAATATAGTAGTCAACCTAACACCAAATTTTTCTGTAATTTTTCAAATTCAATAGGGGAGACATTTCCTAAGAAACTATGTCTCCTCTCTTTATTATAA
- a CDS encoding multicopper oxidase domain-containing protein: protein MKKIWAILLYIVIFTFSFSKLVEYEVDIAYTEVNFTGNSVKAMTLNGGIPGPTLEFTEGDILRVTFNNYMDVETSIHWHGLLVPNDQDGVPYLNTPPILPGTSFTYEIPLIQSGTYWYHSHTGLQEQRGVYGSIVIHPKEEEKIEEYVVVVSDWTDEDPVKILKNLKKDGDYYALKRNRVQSWEKVLKERRIKERINGALMRMGPMDLSDVAYDAYLINGEKEISLGNIPAGTSVKLRIINAAASTYFNLSYSKGNMEVVAADGIDVMPVGMDKILIGVAETYDVIIESGGVFVATAQDNTGKASLHVGKTSMGTAEHNKYKMPEGNNMQEMDSMTSMMESSEVHDFTAMKMAENDMGHTMHQMPEKSDYYDFLKARESTEYSKTLEERVIELRVTGDMENYIWTFNNKALIESDKILIKKGERVKFILKNETMMHHPLHLHGHFFRVINKHGTHSPLKHTVDVPPMQTIEIEFLANEEKDWFFHCHNLYHMKAGMSRIISYDDSYLDKKIAEKLSWDKRWFHRGEAKVASNYSGLDVTTFNSRNTLEFSGDASYDGEHDLDVYYSRYINRFLSLGIGYNMEEDDEEIDNRGFISVEYLLPLLIDSEFKLYDDGDLEAEFSSELQLTDKLQFNWEADAEGEYLLELEYRYRKWLSFVANAHSKYDEGIGIRVRF from the coding sequence ATGAAGAAGATTTGGGCAATACTTTTATATATTGTAATTTTCACTTTTAGTTTCTCTAAATTAGTGGAATATGAAGTTGACATAGCCTATACAGAAGTTAATTTTACTGGGAATTCTGTAAAGGCCATGACATTAAATGGAGGAATCCCGGGACCCACTCTTGAATTTACAGAGGGAGACATTCTCAGAGTAACATTTAACAATTATATGGATGTGGAGACCTCTATACATTGGCACGGTCTGCTTGTACCAAATGATCAAGACGGGGTTCCTTACCTAAACACCCCTCCCATACTTCCAGGAACTTCATTCACCTATGAAATTCCATTGATACAATCAGGAACCTATTGGTATCATTCTCATACAGGATTACAGGAGCAGCGCGGTGTATATGGAAGTATCGTAATTCATCCAAAGGAAGAAGAGAAGATAGAAGAGTATGTTGTGGTAGTATCCGACTGGACAGATGAAGACCCGGTGAAAATATTAAAAAATTTGAAGAAGGACGGAGATTATTATGCTCTTAAAAGAAATAGAGTACAGTCCTGGGAAAAAGTTTTAAAAGAGAGAAGGATAAAAGAAAGAATTAATGGAGCCCTCATGAGAATGGGGCCCATGGACCTATCAGATGTTGCGTATGATGCCTATTTAATAAATGGGGAAAAAGAGATATCCCTTGGAAATATACCAGCAGGAACTTCCGTAAAATTAAGAATAATCAATGCAGCCGCATCAACGTACTTTAACCTCTCCTACTCAAAGGGAAATATGGAGGTTGTGGCCGCTGATGGCATAGATGTAATGCCTGTAGGAATGGATAAAATACTTATAGGTGTGGCAGAAACCTATGATGTGATAATAGAATCTGGAGGAGTTTTTGTAGCTACTGCTCAAGATAATACAGGAAAAGCAAGCCTACACGTAGGGAAAACTTCCATGGGTACAGCGGAGCATAATAAATATAAGATGCCGGAAGGAAATAATATGCAGGAAATGGACAGTATGACCTCTATGATGGAATCCTCCGAAGTTCATGATTTTACAGCCATGAAGATGGCTGAAAATGATATGGGACACACTATGCACCAGATGCCTGAAAAATCAGATTATTATGATTTCTTGAAGGCAAGGGAATCCACAGAATACAGTAAAACCCTTGAGGAAAGAGTTATAGAATTAAGAGTTACTGGAGATATGGAAAACTATATCTGGACATTTAACAATAAAGCTCTCATAGAGAGCGATAAAATCCTTATAAAGAAGGGAGAAAGGGTAAAGTTTATCCTTAAAAATGAGACCATGATGCATCACCCTTTACACCTGCATGGCCACTTTTTTAGAGTTATAAACAAGCATGGAACCCACTCTCCTTTGAAACATACTGTAGATGTACCTCCAATGCAGACTATAGAGATAGAGTTTTTAGCAAATGAGGAAAAGGACTGGTTTTTTCATTGTCATAATCTTTATCATATGAAGGCTGGGATGTCAAGGATTATCAGCTATGACGATAGCTACCTAGATAAAAAGATAGCTGAAAAACTTTCTTGGGATAAAAGATGGTTTCACAGGGGAGAGGCAAAAGTTGCATCCAACTACTCAGGGCTTGACGTTACTACATTTAACTCTAGGAACACCCTAGAATTCTCTGGGGATGCTTCCTATGATGGGGAACACGATTTAGATGTATATTATAGTAGGTATATAAACAGATTTTTATCTCTTGGAATAGGATATAATATGGAGGAAGATGATGAAGAGATAGATAACAGAGGATTTATTTCAGTGGAATATCTTCTCCCCCTTCTTATAGATTCAGAGTTTAAGCTCTATGATGACGGAGATCTAGAGGCAGAGTTTTCCAGTGAGTTGCAGCTAACTGATAAACTGCAGTTTAACTGGGAGGCAGATGCCGAGGGAGAGTACCTCTTAGAGCTTGAGTACAGGTACAGAAAATGGCTCTCTTTTGTAGCGAATGCTCATTCGAAATATGATGAGGGAATAGGTATAAGGGTGAGGTTTTAA
- a CDS encoding heavy metal-associated domain-containing protein codes for MKKIIIEGMMCGHCVETIAKKLKSIDGIGEVEVSLDENAAFISGGIENDLIKSAIEGEGYQVISIENIEEYPKDGKEKIGFFSKLIRKIEKSNVEEFGEGKMHCCDLSKEDKKDESDKN; via the coding sequence ATGAAAAAAATTATAATAGAAGGTATGATGTGCGGTCACTGCGTAGAAACCATTGCGAAAAAACTTAAGTCTATCGATGGCATAGGGGAGGTTGAAGTTTCTCTTGATGAAAATGCAGCCTTTATTTCAGGTGGAATTGAGAATGATCTTATTAAATCAGCTATTGAAGGAGAAGGATATCAGGTTATCTCTATAGAAAATATTGAAGAATATCCAAAAGATGGAAAAGAAAAAATAGGTTTTTTCAGCAAACTTATAAGGAAAATAGAAAAATCTAATGTGGAAGAGTTTGGAGAGGGTAAAATGCACTGCTGTGACCTTTCCAAAGAAGATAAAAAGGATGAGAGTGATAAAAATTGA